Part of the Pomacea canaliculata isolate SZHN2017 linkage group LG11, ASM307304v1, whole genome shotgun sequence genome is shown below.
ttaatattcatAAGTATATTCGTCTGGTGCACACATCTTTAGTAACAATACCAGCAACTGCTTTTATTGTCGTCAATAAAATGTTGTGGTGGCCTGATAATCTCACCTCGCTATCATTGTTTGATACAATTCATCACTCATCGCGGGACCATCTGCAGGACTGCTCATTAGTCGATCCCACCATTCTGTCAGATGACTCATCACAGTAGGATCAACGTCATAAGGCGAAAGGGGATTTGACACATCGTCAGCACAGAGACACAGTTCAGTCGGAGGTTCCATATTTTTCATACACTCACGTAAATTCTATAACAAAACAGTTGCAATTATCATGTCCGTGTGGCAGAAAAAATGATGACTATCAATCGTAATTTATTAATCACGACATGGAAAAAGTATCCAAAGACAATGTCCTGCTCTAATTGTGCCTTGGTAACTTATTTGAATGTATTTTCTCATCTTGACTTCTAATTACCATAATTACTTCTAATGTTTATAGTAAGTATCATTTAATATGTCTTTTTGTACTTCTGTGATCATAGACACTCTTCATAGAAGGGAACTTGGtgttactaaaatatttattttaaatctggTTTAAAATTTTCAGGATTCTTTTAGTCTTATTATCTGCTTCCGGATATTACAAAGCAGCCAACCTTAGCCACGTCAGCATGGTTGTTGAGTGCTCGCTGTAACGTAGACCGCGTAACGTTGGGTAACATCAACGTCAGTTGGACTGGAGGACACTGTTGCTGATCTGACATGAAATGTTGTATCACACGATCTGCCTTCACCAGTTGCTGGATACCTTCTGAAATGTCTTTGGCCAGTTGGTGATCTGTTTCCTGTTCACTTTCCTTTCTACCGTCATCTTTATCACTCAGAGACTTGACCACCCCGATAACTACTCCATACTGTCGATGAATAATCATCACATCAAAGCAGCCGACGTGCTTGtccttgtttttattctttaaactATCGAAAACAGGCAGTAAATGTTTTCTATATTCCTCTCCGGGGTTGTTCAAATAGTCGTTGTAATTGAACTGTgtcaagacaaacattttctcttgtCCATGCTCTGCCATATGATGGAGACAGTACAGCACGTGCTTCATGGCGCGGTCGTGTCTGACGTAACTGTCGTTGGGCGGGTCAGGGATGTAGATGACTTGACCGACTACAGACTTCTTCGTGTATCGAAGTTTATTGAAGTAGACTGGAGGTACGAAATAGCAGCCATCGAGCATGTTGGGGTACATCTTACCGACATCTTGCAAcagaacttttttaaacttctcaGTCACTTCGTTCTTTTTGTCCTgcccaaggaaaaaaaattaaaaatatagttAACGGGTTCTGTTACTGTGTTTGGGAATTAGCTATCAtaccatttatatttttctttctccttttttctcttacaGCTCTGCAGTAATGATCATAAACATATCTATCTTGTCGTCTCTAACGGGCTTTagtattgtaaaatatattcataattAGGTAGAAAAAATCTTATAGAAGTTATTACTTTTACGCACTGCCCTACTGcataaagaacacacacacatatatcagcACCGTATAAACAAAGAAGCCATGTGCTTTGATCATCATTACAATAATTCCGCTAAAAGGAATTTTCTACTTTAAGACATGTTTATCATACTTGCTATCATACCTTTCTCTCAATCATTGGGTCCATTTCCCTGTCACCTCCTCTGAACCTGAAACTAGACCATTTTAGAATATTGGTGGCATGTAGGCCTATCAAGCGACTTTGTTGATGACATAACTAAGTAAAATTTAATGGTGACAAAATGCAAAATCCTcatgccatgtgtgtgtgtgtcttttgtaTTGTTTCCTTCGGGAAAAAATACTTCCTTGATTTTGTTCTgaatttttgaatttgttttataaGTAATCGCTAAGGGTACTAAAAAAGTCAGCATTAGTTTTACAGTACACTGGTATGACTCTTACTGCTCTGTATAACACATAATGAGACCATGGGACCTACCTTCCTGACCCTCTGCGCCTCTTGTACAATAGAAACCATACAAGAGATCAACAGCGCCAGGACTGCTGATACTATTACGAGCACCACAATCACTTGTCgtatagtttttttcttcatcagaCGCTAGAACAAATTTATTAACATAGGTAAATAACATGTATtatacaagaataaataaagttattttgtaGTTATAATTATCCTTTCTGTTTCTCTACATCGCTCAATATCTAGTCTGTTTTAATTGATCGGTAGTTTAAAGATCTGTAAtccttaatttaaaattattattctcaCACACTCCTTGCAATATTCAACACATTTGTAAGAGCATCATTTACTCATACACACtctgtttaatgtttttaacCTTGCTTGCAATAGCTGTTTTGTTGACATTAAGGTATAATTTCATTCCACACCATGAACATGATAAGCATGTTCTGTATCCTAGCCAAAGCCAGGTTCTCTCCGTATtataaatacaacaacaacaacaaatttccTGTCGCTTTGTAAAGTTAATGGAAATGACAGGTCATTATTCTGCCGatgacatgtatatatatataccatgaTGTGAAGTAGACAGATCTACAGTTAGTGGAGTGGTAGACAGATAATCAAACAGGTCGATAAACTCCTCAGAAGAATATCcagatgatcacaaagcagaatCTGCAGTACAATGTTGAAACCCATGAACAGAACTGATGTAAAGTGTATCGCAAAAACGGAGTTAGCCAGAGAGGATTGAAGGTGATGAGAGAGTTAATATAAGCACCGGAATAAATACAAAAGCCATAGGCAAGTAAACTGCCCAACACAATGCTAAGGAAGTTAGAAAAAGTGCAGATCGTTTAGATGGGCACCACAAGCATAACAAATCcaagaagaaaacgaaaaaggCCGAGGAGCTGGCACCCACACGCCTGTTAGGCAAG
Proteins encoded:
- the LOC112575933 gene encoding uncharacterized protein LOC112575933, translated to MDPMIERKDKKNEVTEKFKKVLLQDVGKMYPNMLDGCYFVPPVYFNKLRYTKKSVVGQVIYIPDPPNDSYVRHDRAMKHVLYCLHHMAEHGQEKMFVLTQFNYNDYLNNPGEEYRKHLLPVFDSLKNKNKDKHVGCFDVMIIHRQYGVVIGVVKSLSDKDDGRKESEQETDHQLAKDISEGIQQLVKADRVIQHFMSDQQQCPPVQLTLMLPNVTRSTLQRALNNHADVAKNLRECMKNMEPPTELCLCADDVSNPLSPYDVDPTVMSHLTEWWDRLMSSPADGPAMSDELYQTMIARFCGGATSSGSDIFRGSSITQLPKTLEQSVSVIGSLFERITLYPGNLELLDRPRVLLTGPPGTGKSRMLALVGRKWISEGHSVYIINTRMVVVQLQ